In Solidesulfovibrio carbinoliphilus subsp. oakridgensis, the sequence CGTGTACCCGGCCCCCCGCTGTTTCCTGCGGGCCGACGTGGCCGCCCGCCTGGCCCGGGTCCAGGCGGAGCTCGAAAAACAGGGCCTTGGCCTCAAGGTCTACGACTGCTACCGGCCGTTTTCCATCCAGAAGAAGTTCTGGGCCCTGGTGCCCAACGAAGACTGGGTGGCCAAACCCGTGGAAAAGGACGGCAAGCCGGCCTCGGGCTCCAAGCACAACCGGGGCGCGGCCGTGGACCTGACCCTGGTCGACGCTTCGGGCAACGAACTGCCCATGCCGTCCGGATTTGACGATTTCACCGAAAAGGCCCGGCGCGACTACGCCGGCGGCGACCCGGCCGCCCGGGCCAACGCCAAGCGCCTGGAAGCGGCCATGCGAAAGGAAGGGTTCGAGCCGCTGCCGACCGAATGGTGGCATTTCGACGGCCCGGGCTGGCAGGGCTACGACCTGCTCGACGCGCCGATCAACTGACGCCCTCTTCCCGGGGCTTCGGGATAAGCGGCAGGAAGACCTCGAACAGGCTTCCCCGGCCGACCTCGCTCGTCACCAGCACCGCGCCGCCGCAGCCCTTGACGATGCCGTGGACCGCCGCCAGCCCCATGCCCGTGCCCTGGCCCGGTTTTTTGGTGGTGAAAAACGGCTCGAAGATCCGCTCGCCGATGTCCGGGGCCATGCCGTGCCCGGTATCCGAGACCCAGACCCGGGCGTAGGGGCCAGGGGCCAGCCCGGCCAGGGGCAGGCCGGCCGCGATGGACGGGCCGGCCTGCCGGGGCGGCTCGGGCACGGCCGCGAGCCCCACTTCCATGACCCCGCCCCCGGGCATGGCCTGGGCGGCATTGAGGCACAGGTTCATGAGCACCTGATGGATCTGGGCCGGATCGGCCTCGATGGTCAGCGCCAGTTCCGACACCTTCGGCCGGATCTCCACCCGGGCCTCGACCATGCCCCGGGCCAGCTTGACCGTCTCCTTGACCAGCGGGGTCAAGGGCAGCGGGCCCACCGTCAGCTCCCCCTGGCGGCTAAACGTCAGCAGCTGGCGCACCAGGTCCCGTGCCCGCTCCGAGGCCCGGACCACGTCGGCCAAGGGCTTTCGCAGCGGGTCCTTCCAGGGAATGTCGGCCAGGATCATCTCGGTGTTGAGCAGGATCGGGGTCAGGATGTTGTTGAAATCGTGGGCCACGCCCCCGGCCAGGACGCCAATGGCTTCAAGCTTCTCCACCTGGCGCAGCCGCTTTTCCAGGCCCACCTCGTAGGTCATGTCGCGCACGAGCATGATGTGGTTGACGATCTGGCCCGTGGCGTCGCGCACCGGCGAGATGAGCGTTTCGGCCACGCCCTCCCCGCCCCCCGGCCGGGCCACGCGCACCCGGCCGGACCAGCGCAGGCCAAGCCCCAGCATCTTGCGCACCGATTCCCCGAGAAACGCGGCCAGAGGGGCCTCCAGGTCCAACCGGCCCGCCGTCTCCTGGCCGCCGGCGATGATCTGGGCAAAGGCCGGATTGGCGTATTCCAGGCGGAAATCCCGGCTGACGATGACCAGCCCTTCGGCGCTCTGGTCCACGGCCGAGACGAGGAGCATGCGCTCCTCCTCGGCCCGCTTGCGGTCCGTGATGTCGCGGGCCGCGCCCTCCACCCGGGCCAGCCGGCCCGACTCGTCCATGACCGCCCGGGCATTGACCGACAGCCAGGCCGTGCGGCCGTCGCGGCGCACCACCTGCATCTCGAAATCGAACACCCGGCCCTGCAGGGCGAGCAGGCGCAAGAACTCCAGCCGGTCGTCCTGCCTGGCCTGGATGCGCCGGAACAGGTCCCCCTGCTCGAGCATGACCTCCTCGGCCGATCCGTAGCCGAGGATGCGGGCCAGGGCCGGATTGCAGGCCAGCATGGTGCCGGTCGGCTCGAACTGGAAAATGCCCTCGGCCGAGTGCTCGAAGATGTCGCGGTACTTGGTCTCGCTTTTGACCAGCTCCCGCTCCATGCGCCAGTAGGCCGTGACGTCCCGGCCCATGGCCTGGTATTCGCGCACCCGCCCGGCGTCGTCGAAAATGGCCCGCACCGTCCAGTTGAGGCAAAGCTCCAGGCCGTCCGGCCGGTGGAGCAGGTGGCGGATGTCGCAGACCGGGGCCCGCGGCGACAGGGCCAGGATGCGCTGGCGCAACGCCTTGGCCTCGACCTCGGGCACCCGCTCCAGGAACGGGCCGCCCAGAAGCGCCTCCACCGGGCGGCCCGAAAACCGGGCCGCGGCCTGGTTGACGAAGATGCGGCGCAGCTCCGGGTCCAGGCGCACCACAAGCTCGGTCTGGTCCTCGACGATGGCCTGGTAGCGGCGCCGGCTGGCGTCGAGTTCCTGCTCGACCCGGCGGTGGGCCGTGGTCTCGGTCAGGGTGCTGCAAAAGGCGTCCACCTCGCCGACGGCGTTGGCCAGGGGCAGGCAGGTGGCCAGGAAGGTCTTTTCCCCGTCGCCGAAATCGATCCGGATCTCGTCCTCCTCGGCCTTGCCCCGGCGCAGGACCGAGAGGGCGACCTGCTTGAAGCGGGCGAAATTCTGCGGATCCACGGTTTCGGCCATGCCCCGGCCGACGAAATCCCCGACGCCCCGGCCGTGCAGCCGGGCAAAGGCCTCGTTGGCGTAGAGGAAGCGAAAGTCGCGGTCCGCCACGAAGGCCGCGGACGGGACGTGGTCGAGCACGCCGAACAGGCGGCTGTCGGCCACGGACGAGGCGGCCGAGGGAAAGACACACACCACCCCGGCCGGCCGCGGGCCTCGGCCCGGAAGCGGCGCGCAGCTCGCCTCGGCGGTGACCGCGGCCTGTCCCGTGTCCAGGGGACAGGCCGGACACGGCGCGTGGCGGCCGAAAAGGACCTCGTGGCAGGCCGGACCGTCCAGGCCGCCAAGCCTGGCCCGGCCGGCCACGTTGCCGCGCACGAACCCGCGCGTTTCCCCGAGCACCGCCACGCCATCGGCCAGCCCCTCGACCAGGGTCCGGACCGGCTCCCGGCTGAGGGCCCCTTCGCCCTCACTGGCGAGAGAAAGAGCCAGCCGGATCGGAGACGCCGTCGTCATACGGCGAATACCCCTTCACAGACGGCGCCTTGGGAAGGGTCACTCCCTTGGCGGTCTTGTT encodes:
- a CDS encoding M15 family metallopeptidase; translation: MHCRRLALLPVLLLCVLVAAASSVRAAGPATPEAAGLVDVTRAAPDVRLDIRYATPNNFTHVAVYPAPRCFLRADVAARLARVQAELEKQGLGLKVYDCYRPFSIQKKFWALVPNEDWVAKPVEKDGKPASGSKHNRGAAVDLTLVDASGNELPMPSGFDDFTEKARRDYAGGDPAARANAKRLEAAMRKEGFEPLPTEWWHFDGPGWQGYDLLDAPIN
- a CDS encoding PAS domain-containing sensor histidine kinase — its product is MTTASPIRLALSLASEGEGALSREPVRTLVEGLADGVAVLGETRGFVRGNVAGRARLGGLDGPACHEVLFGRHAPCPACPLDTGQAAVTAEASCAPLPGRGPRPAGVVCVFPSAASSVADSRLFGVLDHVPSAAFVADRDFRFLYANEAFARLHGRGVGDFVGRGMAETVDPQNFARFKQVALSVLRRGKAEEDEIRIDFGDGEKTFLATCLPLANAVGEVDAFCSTLTETTAHRRVEQELDASRRRYQAIVEDQTELVVRLDPELRRIFVNQAAARFSGRPVEALLGGPFLERVPEVEAKALRQRILALSPRAPVCDIRHLLHRPDGLELCLNWTVRAIFDDAGRVREYQAMGRDVTAYWRMERELVKSETKYRDIFEHSAEGIFQFEPTGTMLACNPALARILGYGSAEEVMLEQGDLFRRIQARQDDRLEFLRLLALQGRVFDFEMQVVRRDGRTAWLSVNARAVMDESGRLARVEGAARDITDRKRAEEERMLLVSAVDQSAEGLVIVSRDFRLEYANPAFAQIIAGGQETAGRLDLEAPLAAFLGESVRKMLGLGLRWSGRVRVARPGGGEGVAETLISPVRDATGQIVNHIMLVRDMTYEVGLEKRLRQVEKLEAIGVLAGGVAHDFNNILTPILLNTEMILADIPWKDPLRKPLADVVRASERARDLVRQLLTFSRQGELTVGPLPLTPLVKETVKLARGMVEARVEIRPKVSELALTIEADPAQIHQVLMNLCLNAAQAMPGGGVMEVGLAAVPEPPRQAGPSIAAGLPLAGLAPGPYARVWVSDTGHGMAPDIGERIFEPFFTTKKPGQGTGMGLAAVHGIVKGCGGAVLVTSEVGRGSLFEVFLPLIPKPREEGVS